The genomic window TGTATCGGCGTTGCCTCAGGCCCCGGCGGAGGGCTAACAGAGGGGTATTGCCGATTTGATGCGGTTTTATTACGTCTTCATGACGGGCTGGACCTGTTGCATTATGGGCACGGCCATCGCAGTGTCAGTTTCACTGCGTTTTGTCATGATATTGTCATGAAACTTCTGTGCCGATGCCGGTCAGGCGCACAGATGGCCCCGCGTGAACAAGGTTGCAACCTACCCCATTCGGGTAGAGGATGGGTGCCCAATCCGACGGAGCGCCACCGCCTACGCGATGCACGACCCGCAACCCGCCCCAGACCTGATACAGCCCGCCAGCGCGGGCCGGCATCCGTTGCCATTGGCAACGGTGCCCGTACTGATGCTGCTGGCCTTCGCGGTACTGGCGGTGGCGGCCATTCTGTTCACCACGGCCCGGCATTTCGATGCCGGCGAGGCACAGCGGTCTGAACAGCGCGTCGCCCGCCTGATGGCAGGTGCGGAAAATTCCCTGGCCGTTGTCATGCGTGATTATGCGGGCTGGGATGCTGCCGTCATGCATGTTGTGGATCGGTTCGACCTGCCCTGGGCGGACGAGAATATCGGCATCTATCTCAGCGGTGGCTATCGACTGTCGATGAGTCTGGTGATCGATCGGCAGGGCCGCGTCATCTATGGGATGGAGGATGGCAAGCGCCTGACCGACAACCGGATGCGCGAGATTCAGCCGCCGCCGGCCCTGGGCCGCATGATGGAGAAATCCATTGCCGCCCTGCCCGGCACTACTGAGGCTGTCGCGGGGGTGGTGCGCTGGGGTGACCAGCTTTATCTGGCCTCCGTGGCCGATATCCGACCCAGCCAGGGGGGGGCTGCCCGACCGGATGGCATGGCCCTGGCGTTCCTGCAACGGCTGGATCGCGTGGCCGTGGCCCGCCTGCTGGACCCCTTGCTGCTGGAGAATGTCGACATTTCCACCCGGCCATTGCCGCTTGATGTCGGGTTGCTGCCCCTGGTGGAATTTGGTGCGGCACCGGACAGTCCGCCAGCAGGTTGGCTGACATGGCGTGTCCCGCGCCCCGCCCTGGATTTCCTGTCCAGTGTCTATTGGGTTCTGGGGGGTGTGCTGCTGGCCCTGTTCGCGCTGACGGCCCAGGTCCTGACCCGAGTGCAGCGGGCCGCCCGGCGGGAAGCCGAGATGAACGATGCCCTGCGGCAATTGTCCGAGCGGTATCGCGCCCTGATCGATGCCTTGCCGGACATGGTCTGCCTGCTGGCCGACGGTCGCGTATCGCTGATCAATGCGGCGGGCCTGTCGATGCTGGGTATATCGCCGGCCGATGCTGGGCGGGTGGTGGGGCGCCCCTATCTTGATCTGGTCGTGGATGCCGACCGTCTGATCTTTCACCGTGTCATGCAGATGCGGGGACGGGGCGGGATCGAATGGGCGACGCTGCGGATCGAGGCGGCGAATGGGACCATCGTGCCCATCGAACTGGCGGTGCTGCCCGTGACGGGCGAGCCGCTGGGCGAGATGACGCTGGTAGCCCGCGACCGGCGGCCCGAACTGGCGCGCCGTGAAACCTTGCGCGCGGCGGAGACGCGGGCCGCCGTGGCCGACCGCGCCAAGGGCCAGTTCCTGGCCAATATCAGCCATGAGCTGCGCACCCCGCTGAACGCCATCATCGGCTTTTCAGAAATATTGCGGGATGAGTTGCTGGGCGCTTTGGGCGTGCCGCAATACAAGGAATATGCCGTTGATATCCATGAGGGTGGGCTGCATCTGCTGCGGCTAGTCAATGACTTGCTGGATATTGCGCGCATGGATGCAGGGACATTGGAACTGCGCGAAGGCTGGGTCGATATTGCCCCGCTGATCGACCGGTGTGAACGTCTGCTGCGGCAGAAGGCGGCGGAACGGGGCGTGCCGGTCAAGCTGGACGTGTCACCCCAGGGGCTGCGTGTCCTGGCCGACGAGGTGCGATTGAAGCAGATCGTGGTCAATCTTCTGGGCAATGCCGTCCGATTCTCCGAAGCTGGCCAGCCGGTCGCCGTCGTCGTACGGCTGGACGGGGCCACGGGCGATGTGCTGATCGAGGTTGCCGATCACGGCATTGGTATGAATGTGGATGCTATGCGCATCGCCCTGGAACCCTTCTCTCAGGTGGAAGGCGGGCATAACCGGCGCCAGCCGGGGGCCGGGCTGGGCCTGCCGCTGGCCCGTGGTTACGCCGAGGCGCATGGCGGTTCGCTGACCATGCAAAGCACCCCGGCGGTCGGTACCACTGTTACCGTGCGCCTGCCAGCCAGTCGGGTAGCGCTGGCCCCCGTTGAGGGCTGATTCGGGCTTATCGACGGTCCCGGAACATGGTCAGAACCTGAGCATGCAGGGCCGGATCACCGGCGGCGACCACATTGCCACTGCAGCCCAGCCGCAGCGGCTGCCCTTCCCAATCGGTGATCAGGCCACCGGCCCCCTCGATCACGGCGACCAGTGCTGCCCAGTCATAGGGTTGCAGCCCGGCCTCCACCATCAGGTCGATGAAACCGCCGGCCAGCAGGCCGAACGCATAGGCGTCGCCGCCCCAGACCATGTAGCGGCTCGACGCCTGGGTCATGGCGAACTCGACCTGATGGAACGGCATGGTGGCGGCCTGCGTCGCCATGGCGATATCGGCGCAGGGCCGCGTCGTGATGGGCGCGCCATTCAATGTCGTGGGACGACCGGCAATGCCCAGCCAGCGATCGCCGATCACCGGCTGGTCGATGATGCCCAGAACGGGCACACCCCTGTGCAGCAGGGCGATCAGGGTCGTAAAAAGCGGGCGGCCCGTGATGAAGGATTTGGTGCCGTCGATCGGGTCGATGACCCAGACATATTCGGCATTCAGATCCTGGCTGCCATGTTCCTCGCCTAGGATGCCGTCATCGGGCCGTTCGGCGATCAGGATGGCGCGGATGGCGCTTTCCACCTCGCGGTCGGCAATGGTGACGGGCGAGGCGTCGGCCTTCACATCGACATCCACCCGCGTGCGGTAATGGCGGCGGGCCACGACACCCGCCGCATCGGCGCAACGCAGGGCAAGATCGACCAGGAAATCGGGAACGGCAGACATATCAGACGACTCCGGAATATGCGGTTCTGCCCCTGAAAAGGAAAAGGGGCGGCATTGCTGCCGCCCCCTTCATAGCATGTTCCGGGTGACGTGCCGATTAAGGCAGCGGCACCGGGCTATCGGCCAGCGTGCGCAGATAAGCGATCAGCGCGGCGCGATCCTCGACCTTCTTCAGACCAGCGAAGTTCATCTTCGTGCCCGGGATGGTCGCCTTCGGGTTCGCCAGGAACTTGTTCAGGTGCTCGTAATCCCAGAGGCCTTCCTCCGCCTTCATGGCGTCGGAATAGGCAAAACCTTCGGCGTGGGCATGCTTGTTGCCCACGATACCCCACAGGTTCGGGCCCACCTTGTTGGCGCCGCCCTTTTCGAAGCTGTGGCAGGCCGCGCAGGCCTTGACCAGCTTCTGACCGGCAGCCGGATCGGCAGCGGCCATCAGCGGGGTCACCGGATCGGGCTCTGCCGGAGCGGCAGGCGCGTCGGCGGCGGCGGTCTCGGTCTCCGGCACTTCCACCTTATAGGCGCGTTCGGCCGGGAAGTTCGGGTGAACCAGCTTCTTGGAGACGAAACCCGCCAGGAGAGCGATCAACGTCGCCGTCAGGATCGCCATGAAAATCTTATTGAAGGTGCTGCTCGCCATCAGTCCTAATCCCTTGGGTTCGCCAAGCGCGGGCACAATAACGCCAAGAAGCGGGCACGTCCATGCCCGCCTTGACGTGAATCCATGCGCGATACTTAGCGTAAGGATGCAAGAACGCACATGGCTTTCCGCCTTGACCCGGCGGACCAAATGTCGCACGGGAAAACCATGACCGATCCGAACTGTCCCCCGACCGCCGCTCCCGTCGCCCGTCCGCTGGTGGTAATCCCCGCCCGCTTGGGTTCCACGCGCCTGCCGGATAAGCCGCTGGCCGACATTCACGGTGCACCGATGATCGTGCATGTCTGGCGCCGCGCCATGGAGGCGGGGATCGGCCCCGTGATTGTCGCGGCGGCCGAACAGGCCATCGTCGATGCCGTGATCCAGGCCGGTGGCACCGCTGTCCTGACCGACCCGGACCATCCGTCAGGCTCTGACCGGGTGTGGGAGGCGGTATGCCGCATCGACCCCGAGGGGAAGTACGACGCCATCGTCAATGTACAGGGCGACCTGCCCACCATCGACCCTGCCGTTATCCGCGCCGTGTTCGGCCCTTTGTCCGACCCAGGCGTGGATATCGCCACGCTGGGTGCCGTGATCACCGAGGCGGCAGAGCGTACGAATCCCAATGTGGTGAAGGCCGTGGTGGAGATGCTTCCGGGTGCCGACACGGGCCGCGCACTCTATTTCACCCGCGCCACGGCACCCTGGGGCGACGGGCCTCTGTTCCACCATATCGGGCTGTACGCCTATCGCCGCATCGCCCTGGAACGGTTCGTCTCCTTGCCCCCGGCACAGTTGGAGCAGCGTGAAAAGCTGGAACAGCTTCGCGCCCTGGCCAATGGCATGACCATCGCGCTGGCGCGGGTGGACATCGTGCCGCTGGGGGTGGATACCATCGAAGACCTTGACCGCGCCCGCCATATGCTGGCCCCATCGCCCACGCCGTGATTCACGGCATCCCGCCCATCGCCTCATCGACAGACAGAGCCCCTCCCATGCCCGCCTCTACCATCGCCTACCAGGGCGCACCCGGTGCCAATTCCGACCTGGCCTGCCGCAGCGTTTTCCCCGACATGGTCACGCTGCCCTGCGCTTCGTTTGAGGATGCGTTTGCCGCGGTGCATGAGGGTAAGGCCAAGCTGGCCATGATCCCGGTAGAGAATTCGGTCGCGGGCCGCGTCGCCGATATCCACCATTTGCTGCCCCATGGCGGGCTGCATATCATTGGTGAGCATTATCAGCGCGTGGTTCATTGCCTGGTTGCACCCCAGGGTGCGACGATGGAGGGGCTGACCGAGGTCCATTCCCATATCCAGGCCCTGTCCCAGTGCCGCAATTACCTGCGCGAACGCGGCCTGAAGCCCGTCAATAATGCTGATACGGCGGGTGCGGCCGCCGACGTGGCCCGCTGGAACGACCCGTCCAAGGGGGCCATCTCGTCTGATCTGGCCGCTGAGATCTACGGCCTTCAGGTTCTGGCCAAGGGGATCGAGGATGCGACCCACAATACCACCCGTTTCCTGATCCTGGCGCGGGAACCCAGCGTACCGGAACGCGGTACCGACAGCGTCACCACCTTTGTCTTTCGAGTCCGGTCACGTCCGGCGGCCCTGTATAAGGCGTTAGGCGGGTTTGCGACCAATGGTGTGAACATCACCAAGCTGGAAAGCTATCTGGTGGATGGCCGTTTCACGGCGGCGCAGTTCTATATCGACGTTGAAGGCCATCCGGAGGAACGCTCCCTGCGGCTGGCCATGGAGGAACTGGGCTTCTTCGCCAGCGAGGTGAAGTTCCTGGGCGTCTATCCGGCCCATCCGTTCCGCCGTGAACAGCAGCAGATGGGCGGCGGTATCTGATTGCGGGTATGACGGCTGGTGCCTTAACCTTGTGGTGCCAGCCGGGAGGAGATCATGGACATTCACCTGATTTCGCTGATCGCGCCGACGATTACCGCCCTCGTCCTGCTGATTACGCCGCAATGGCAGACACGCCATATCGAACGTCGCATGCTGGCAGGGGACGACCGTTATCTCGACGAGCAGCGCGCCTATCGGGCCTATCCATGGCAGCGCAACCCCAAGGTACTGCGGGTGACGGGGGCGGTCCTGCTGCTGATGGAAGCGGTTTATTTAGGGCTTTCCTGGTTCAATCCGTGATTTTTCGGTACCGTCCCGGAAACGCTGCTGTTCCGTCTCAATTCCGCCATTCGTGGCACGCCAAATGGGGTAGCCGGCGAATGGCGCCGGTGACTGCCTCCCGGGGCCAATAATCATGCGTAGCCGTTTTCTGCCCGTTTCGTTCGCCGCCGCCCTGTTGCTGGGGCTTGGTGCCTGCGCCGCCGATCCTGCCATCAAGGAAGGGGAGATGCGCAACCGCCAGATCGCCGCCGGTTCCTGGCGCCTGTCGGAACTACGCCTGGTCTGTATGGGCAATCCCGATGCCGGAATTCCCGGCCGCGCCCTGACGGCGGATGAGGCGGCCGAACAGCTGCGGCTTGTGCTGGAGCTGTCGTCCCTGGCGCCGGACATCTGGCCCAACGTTCCGTTGTCCAGCCCACGTGTGGAGGAGTTCCGCCGCATCTGTGCTGGTGATCCGGCCACCAACACGCCGGCCCGCGCCCTGACCCCGGATGAGCGCAAGGAATTGCTGTCCCTGATGGTCAGCACACCCGCCACCCTTCCCGCCGTGCGTGGCAGCGGCGGCGGATCGGCGGGTGCCATCATCTGGAGCGACAGCGGTGCCCCCCGGTCTGGCGGCGGCTACTATGAGGAAACCTACCGCGATCCCGACTATGACCGGATGATCTGGGAGCTGGAACGCGACCGGGCCCGGTGGGATGCCTATCTGTGGGAACAGCGCCGCCGCGAACTTTATTGGGAGCATGAGCGTCGTCGCCGCGAATGGGAGCGTGACCGGGCGCGCTGGGAGCGTGAACGCGACCGCGACCGGGCCCGCGCCGAACAGGATCGTCGCCGAGCGGAGGATGCCCGCCGTCGTGCAGAAGAGGAACGCCGCCGGGCCGAGGATGAACGCCGCCGTTACGAACGGCCGCCCATCGTGCAGCCGCCGCCGCGCCCGTCCGATGACGACATGCGCCGCCGCCGGGATGCCGAAGAGGCCGCCCGTCGCCTGGAGGATCAGCGCCGCCGGGCACAGGAAGAGGTGCGCGGCAGAGACGATGATCGCCGCCGCGAGGCCGAGGATGCAGGCCGCCGTCTTGAAGAACAACGCCGGCAGGCAGAGAGCGAAGCGCGCCGGCAGGCCGAGAGCGATGCACGTCGTCAGGCGGATGATGATCGCCGTCGGGCCGCCGAAGAGGGCGCACGCCGGGCAGAGGAGCAGCGCCGTCAGGCCGAGAATGATGCACGTCGTCAGGCGGATGATGACCGCCGGCGGGCCGCCGAGGAGGGTGCGCGTCGGGCAGAGGAGCAGCGCCGTCAGGCCGAGAGCGATGCACGTCGTCAGGCAGAGGATGACGCCCGCCGTGCCGCCGAGGAGGGGGCCCGTAGGATGGAGGAGCAGCGCCGTCAGGCCGAGAGCGATGCACGCCGTCAGGCGGATGATGATCGCCGGCAGGCTGCCGAGGAGGGGGCACGCCGGGCAGAGGAACAGCGCCGTCAGGCCGAAAGTGAAGCGCGCCGTCAGGCAGAGGATGACGCCCGCCGCCGCGCCGACGATGACCGTCGTCAGGCCGCCGAGGAGAATGCCCGCCGCATTCAGGAGCAACGCCGTCAGGCACAGGAAGAAGCACGGCGTGAGAGGGAAGCAGCCCCGCCACCCCGTAACCAGACTGGCGTCGAAACACAGATACCCTGATGGTCGGCGTTAGTTGTCAGAATTTAGCAAGGGCGATGGACACCTTCCATCGCCCTTTTTTGCTGCACCCAATATCGAAATCCGTCCCTGCACCTTCCCGTCATACAACTAAACAGTTAAGTTATCCTATCACTTGACGGGGGCGATGATGGGTGATGGGGATATGGCGGGATCGGCAGGCGCCTTAGGGGCCGATATCGGGCTGTCATTGCGCCGGGAAGTGGATGCGATGGTCCGCTACATCCTGGGCAACGGAACCTCGATGCCGGCGGATGTAATCGCCCGATTGTCGATTCTGGATGGGGACGCACCGCCGCCGCTGGCCGATCTGGCGAAGCTGCATAATCAACTGGCTTCGCTGGTGGCGCCTGCCAGCCCCCGCACCATCCGCCTGTTGGCCGATGATCCGTTCGCGGGGCGATTCTGGTCCAGTTTCGGTCCCCTTCCCAATATCCGGCGGTTGTTGCTCGCGGCCATTTTCTTTCTGGCCTGTTTCATCATGGCCAGCCTGTCGGAGCACATAAACGCCACCACCATCCGGCAGGATATCTACACCATCGATTCGGACCACCTGCTGCATGTGCTGATTTTCCTGATGAGTGCGGCGGGGCTGGGGGCCTGTTTCAACGCGCTGTCGACGGCGTATTGGTTCATCCAGGCCGGGACATATGATCCCCGACTGGACAGTTCCTACTGGATCCGCATCGTGCTGGGCATCATCGCGGGCCTGCTGATCTCGCAGCTGGTGCCGCTGGGCGGGCCGGAAACGCTGGATGCCCAGGGCAACGCCACGGGCGGCAGTTCCGCCACGCTGGGCAAGCCGCTTCTGGCCCTGCTGGGCGGTTATTCGGCCAGCATGGTGAACTCCGTGTTGCAAAGGCTGGTCGAGACCGTTCAGGCCATGTTCAAGGGCGGTGCCGCCGATACCGCTGCTGCCAATGACGCCATTGCCCGGGCCAAAGCCGACCAGCGGGTGGAACAGCATAAGCTGTCCATGGCGGGGGACCTTGTGGCCCTGCATCAGGCCATCAAGGATGGAGCGTCTGCCGACCGGCTGATGGAACTGGCCGGTGGGCTGGTGAAGCAGGTGGTGCCTGCCCATCCCGCATCACCGCCGCCCCCGCCGCCGGCGTCCGGGGTGTAATTAGTCTTACTAAGGGTGGCCGGGGCGGCCTCGGTCCGCTATCGTTCTGCCGGTGGCTGCTATGGTGCCTGTGACATGGCGCGGCCATAATCTTCCGATTTCCTGGCCGGCATGATGATGCGCATCCCCACTTTCTCCACCCTGTTGCTGCTTCTGGCGCTGGCACCCCTGTCCGGCGCCATGGCGCAGAATAGTATCGGACCATTGCCGGCCAACCCGCCGCCCGCCGCTGCGCGTGCCCCCATCACGGTACCGGCGACCCCCGACCTGACGTTGCCGCCGACGCCCGGCGTGCCGGATCAGGGCGACATCCCCGCTGCACCGGTTTCGGAACTGCCACCATCCCGCTTCCCCGGTTCCGCCACGGGGCCTGAGCCGGCGCGCATGCCGGCGGAGCGCAGCACGCTCCTGTACCCGCCGGGGGCGGAAATCCTGCCATCGGGTACCGATGCCGTGCTGGCCGATATCGTGGCGCGGCTGAAGGCCCATCCGGCGGAACGGCTGGAGCTGCGCGCCTATGCCAGCAGCCAGACCACCCGACCGACCGATGCCCGGCGCATCGCCCTGTTGCGCGCCCGCGCTCTGCGGGACCGGCTGGTGCAGCTTGGCCTTGATCCGCTGCGCCTGCTGGTGTTTGCGGAAGGGAGTGCCGCAGGCACCACTGCACCGGCAACGGCCCCCGACCGCGTTGATCTGGTGATCCGCCCATGACGCTTTCCGCTGACCGTCGCACGCCTGCCGCACCGCCCGAGCGCCCCCCCACGGTAGAACCGCCGGCCAGCCGGCCACGCCGGTTCCTGACGCGCATGGCGCTGTTCGCCCTGGCCGTGGCATTGATCGCGGCGGTTCTGCTGCCATCCCTGATTCAGGCGTTTCTGGCCAATCCGGCTTTGAATGGCCTGATCCTGTTCACCCTGCTGCTGGGTATCTGGTTCATCTTCCGGCAGGTCACGATGCTGGGGCCGGAGGTGGCGTGGCTGGAAGCCTTCACGGCCAACCGCGCGCCGGACACGCAACCCCGCCTGCTGGCCCCCATGGCCCGGATGCTGGGTGAACGCCAGGGCGGACGCTTCACCCTGTCGACGGTAGCCAGCCGGTCGCTGCTGGACGGGGTCGGCACGCGACTGGATGAAGGGCGGGAGATTTCCAAGTATCTGATCGGGCTCCTGATCTTCTTGGGATTGCTGGGCACCTTCTGGGGCCTGTTGCAGACCGTATCCTCCATCGGCACCGTCATTTCCGGCCTCAGTTTCGACAATGCCGATGTGGCGGGCGTGTTCGGCAATTTGCAGGCCGGCCTGTCGGCGCCCCTGTCGGGGATGGGCATGGCCTTCTCCTCCTCCCTGTTCGGGTTAGCGGGATCGCTGGTGCTGGGGTTCCTGGAGTTACAAGCCGGGCAGGCGCAGAACCGGTTCTATACCGAGCTGGAGGATTGGCTGGCCGGCATCACGCGGCTGTCCAGCGGCGCGCTGGGCGATGTGGAAGCGGGTGGCGGGTCCGGTGGGGGCGCGTCGGTTCCCGTCTATATCCAGGCCCTTCTGGAACAGACGGCGGAGAATATCGAACGGCTGCAATTCACCATGGCCGGTGCGGAGGAGGGGCGAAAGCTCCAGCACCAGCAGTTGGTGCAACTGACGGAGCGCATCGTCGCCCTGACCGACCAGATGCGGACCGAGCAGCAGGTGATGCTGCGTCTGGCCGAAAGCCTGTCCAATGGCGGCGGCTTGGGTCTGGACGAGGCGACCCGCGCCCATATCCGCAATCTGGAGCTTTACACCGCCCGCCTGCTGGAGGAGACAACGCAGGGGCGTATCCAGTCCACCCAGGAATTGCGCAGCGAGATCAAGATCCTGGCCCGGACGGTGGCGGCACTGGGCGATACGGAGCGCTGATCCATGGCCTATGTCCGGCGGCGCGGATCACGGGGGGAGAAGGTCGATATCTGGCCCGGTTGGGTGGATGCGCTGTCCAGCCTGACCATGGTCGTCATCTTCCTGCTGATGGTGTTCGTGCTGGGCCAGTTCTATCTGACCAGCGCGCTACAGGGTCGCGACCGGCAATTGGCCGATCTGCAAAGCCGGGTGGCACAGCTGGCCGACGCCCTGGCGCTTGAACGCGACAGCAATGCCCGCATGCAGGCCGATTTCGGGCAGCTGACCGACCGGTTGCGCGCAACCCTGGCGGAGAAGGAGGCGCTGCAGGCCCGTATCGACGCCATGGGCGGGACGGCGGATGCGGCGGCCACGGCGGCCACGGCGGATGAACGCATCGCCGGCCTGACCAGGGATCTGGAGGAAGAGCGCAAGATCAGCGCGGCGGCCCGCAATGAGGTGGCGTTGTTGAACCAGCAGATCGCCGCCCTGCGTGCCCAGCTCCAGCAATTAGTCACCAGCCTGGATGCATCGGAAGCGAAAGCCAAAGAGCAGGAGGTGCAAATCGCCGAACTGGGCAAGCGCCTGAATGCCGCCCTGGCCGGCAAAGTGGCGGAACTGGCGCGGTTTCGGTCTGAATTCTTTGGCCGGCTGCGTGAAATTCTGGGCAACCGCGATGATGTGCGCATCGTCGGCGACCGGTTCGTGTTCCAGTCCGAAGTGCTGTTTGACAGCGGCTCTGCCGAATTGGGGGAGGCGGGGCAGGTACAGTTGGGCCGGCTGGCCAAGACGCTTTTGGAACTGACGGCGCAGATGCCGCCGGAGATTAACTGGATCCTGCGCGTCGATGGCCACACGGATGTGGTGCCCATCAAATCCGGACGCTGGGCCAGCAATTGGGAACTGTCGACGGCGCGTGCCATCTCCGTCGTGAATTTTCTGGTCCAGATGGGGGTGCCGCCGGAACGGCTGGCCGCCACGGGCTTTGGCGAGTTCCAGCCGCTGGAGCCGGGCAACAGCCCGGCGTCCCTGGCGTTGAACCGCCGGATCGAGTTGAAGCTCGACAGCCGTTGATAGCCCTTTACCGGGCTTTGGGGAAGGGCGGCAGCTCCGCCGTCGCCGCCTCGCGATAGGTGATGGTGTGGCCCGGTGTCCATTTTCCGTCGGACAGGAACTCCGCCTGATTGGTCAGGACCCCATCCTTCAGGGTCAGGGTGGAGCGCACCTTGCTGATCTTGGGATGGCCGGCCACATCTTCCTCGGCCACCAGCTTGCCTGGCCCCTCGGCGCGCATCACGCCCTGGGTGTGGAAACCGGCGGTCGTGAAATAGTGATAGATCATGGTCTTGCGCGGCTTGTCCCAAAAGACCAGCGTTTCCCCGCCATAGGACAGGTCGCCCAGAATGTGGGTGATGCGCACCGCCTTGCCGCCCAGCGCCCATTCCCAGCGGGATTGATCCACCATCGGCTTGCCATCGGGGCCGGTGCCCTCGCCGCGCCAGCTTTTGCCTACCATGCCGGCAATATCAGTGAATGGGTCGGTGTCGGCGGCCTGCGCCGGGGTCTGGCCCAGTAGCATGGCCAGGATCAGGCCGATGGCGGCCAGCCAGTTGCGCATGATCATATCTCTCTCCCTGACTTTGCTTGTTATTGGGGCTTCAACCGGCGTCGCGGTCTTGCAAGGGCCAGTTCTCGGCCAGCGTGCGCTTGGGCAGGACGAAGCCCATCACGCCGAACATCGCGTACATCACCCGCGTGCCAAAGGGCACCGTGCCCGTCTCCACCACGGATTTCAGGTTGGCCAGGATGTTGGTGCCGCCCTGGTCCATTTCCTTGGCCGTACGGGTGCCGTGGGGAATGTTCTCCACGGTCAAGGTGACCTCCACGATGCCGTCGGCTTGTGGGAACAGTTCATAGATGACGGTGCAGGGGGCATCGTCGAACTGTGTGAAGCGGAACGTGTGGGCAAAGCGGCGGGGCGGGTCATATTCCAGCACCTCCCCCACCACCAGGGTGCGGCGGCGGTCAGCTGTGCGCATCTGTACCGCCGCCCCAGTATGAAAGCCGGTATTGACCATCAGGGCGTTGAACACCGCCTGCTGTGGTGTGTCAGTCTTGGTCAGTTCCCGCCAGATGGCCTCTACCGAGCCTTTGATTTTGGTGCGGAAAACCTTCTTGTTCTCATCCCCCATGATATCTCCCCCTGTCATGAGCCTGCTTCGATCTTGTCCTTCAGGTCCAGCAGCTTGCCGGCCCAGAAATCATCAAACTCATCCGACCAGCGGCGGTGGATGGCGCGCAGCGGCAGGGTGTTGACGTACAGCCGTCGTTCCCGCCCCGCCTTTTCCGACACGACCAGATCCGCCTCTTCCAGAACGCGCAGATGTTTCAGCACGCCAATCCGGCTCATCTCGAACGCTGACAGCAGGTCCGCGACGATGCAGCCGGGGTTGCCCCGGATCAGGTCCAGCAGCCGCCGCCGTTCCCGGCTGGCCAGAGCCTGGAACACTGCATCAGTCGCCGCCTCGTCAAGCTGGTACAGATCATCCCTCATAGGTAACCAGTAGGTTACATATTTAAGTGCGAGTCAAGGGGTTTGAAACGAGTGCGGCTGTCCTTGGCGAATTCATAAAAATCAACTAAGTTCAAGATTGCAGAAGTCTGCGGGAGGTTGCTGTGGATTGGACGATTAAATTTACTGATATAGCCATTGTAATCGCGACCTTCCTCGGCCCAATAATTGCCGTTCGTATACAAAAACACATTGAACGTTCTCGCGAAACTAATGATCGCCGTCTGGCGATATTCAGAACACTTATGACCACTCGGCTGATGAATTTAGCCCCAGAGCATGTACAGGCTATAAATGCGATCCCATTGGATTTTTATGGAAAAGGAAGGAAATTGAAATGCATTAGAGAGCATTGGGCGACGTACATGAATCACTTATCGAGGAAAGATATGTCCACCGAGTTGTGGGCAAAAACGCGTGGCGAGTTGTTTGTTAACATGCTCTATGAAATAGCAGAGTATCTTGGATATAATATTCCAAAAGTAGAGTTGGAGCGGGATTTTTATAATCCTGTCGCTTATGAGACGTTGGAGAATGAACAGGCACTAATAAGAAAAGGCATGGTTCAGTTATTAAATGGATCCTCGTCAATTTCGATGAATGTTTTAAGTGTACCTGAAAATGAAGAAGCTACCGCAGCGCTTGTTGAAATTCGCAACATACTGAGAGAAAAACACACAACATAGTATTATTGGAAAGAGATAATTCTATCA from Niveispirillum cyanobacteriorum includes these protein-coding regions:
- a CDS encoding ATP-binding protein; translated protein: MLLAFAVLAVAAILFTTARHFDAGEAQRSEQRVARLMAGAENSLAVVMRDYAGWDAAVMHVVDRFDLPWADENIGIYLSGGYRLSMSLVIDRQGRVIYGMEDGKRLTDNRMREIQPPPALGRMMEKSIAALPGTTEAVAGVVRWGDQLYLASVADIRPSQGGAARPDGMALAFLQRLDRVAVARLLDPLLLENVDISTRPLPLDVGLLPLVEFGAAPDSPPAGWLTWRVPRPALDFLSSVYWVLGGVLLALFALTAQVLTRVQRAARREAEMNDALRQLSERYRALIDALPDMVCLLADGRVSLINAAGLSMLGISPADAGRVVGRPYLDLVVDADRLIFHRVMQMRGRGGIEWATLRIEAANGTIVPIELAVLPVTGEPLGEMTLVARDRRPELARRETLRAAETRAAVADRAKGQFLANISHELRTPLNAIIGFSEILRDELLGALGVPQYKEYAVDIHEGGLHLLRLVNDLLDIARMDAGTLELREGWVDIAPLIDRCERLLRQKAAERGVPVKLDVSPQGLRVLADEVRLKQIVVNLLGNAVRFSEAGQPVAVVVRLDGATGDVLIEVADHGIGMNVDAMRIALEPFSQVEGGHNRRQPGAGLGLPLARGYAEAHGGSLTMQSTPAVGTTVTVRLPASRVALAPVEG
- a CDS encoding inositol monophosphatase family protein — encoded protein: MSAVPDFLVDLALRCADAAGVVARRHYRTRVDVDVKADASPVTIADREVESAIRAILIAERPDDGILGEEHGSQDLNAEYVWVIDPIDGTKSFITGRPLFTTLIALLHRGVPVLGIIDQPVIGDRWLGIAGRPTTLNGAPITTRPCADIAMATQAATMPFHQVEFAMTQASSRYMVWGGDAYAFGLLAGGFIDLMVEAGLQPYDWAALVAVIEGAGGLITDWEGQPLRLGCSGNVVAAGDPALHAQVLTMFRDRR
- a CDS encoding c-type cytochrome, with the protein product MASSTFNKIFMAILTATLIALLAGFVSKKLVHPNFPAERAYKVEVPETETAAADAPAAPAEPDPVTPLMAAADPAAGQKLVKACAACHSFEKGGANKVGPNLWGIVGNKHAHAEGFAYSDAMKAEEGLWDYEHLNKFLANPKATIPGTKMNFAGLKKVEDRAALIAYLRTLADSPVPLP
- a CDS encoding 3-deoxy-manno-octulosonate cytidylyltransferase, with protein sequence MTDPNCPPTAAPVARPLVVIPARLGSTRLPDKPLADIHGAPMIVHVWRRAMEAGIGPVIVAAAEQAIVDAVIQAGGTAVLTDPDHPSGSDRVWEAVCRIDPEGKYDAIVNVQGDLPTIDPAVIRAVFGPLSDPGVDIATLGAVITEAAERTNPNVVKAVVEMLPGADTGRALYFTRATAPWGDGPLFHHIGLYAYRRIALERFVSLPPAQLEQREKLEQLRALANGMTIALARVDIVPLGVDTIEDLDRARHMLAPSPTP
- a CDS encoding prephenate dehydratase — translated: MPASTIAYQGAPGANSDLACRSVFPDMVTLPCASFEDAFAAVHEGKAKLAMIPVENSVAGRVADIHHLLPHGGLHIIGEHYQRVVHCLVAPQGATMEGLTEVHSHIQALSQCRNYLRERGLKPVNNADTAGAAADVARWNDPSKGAISSDLAAEIYGLQVLAKGIEDATHNTTRFLILAREPSVPERGTDSVTTFVFRVRSRPAALYKALGGFATNGVNITKLESYLVDGRFTAAQFYIDVEGHPEERSLRLAMEELGFFASEVKFLGVYPAHPFRREQQQMGGGI
- a CDS encoding OmpA family protein translates to MMMRIPTFSTLLLLLALAPLSGAMAQNSIGPLPANPPPAAARAPITVPATPDLTLPPTPGVPDQGDIPAAPVSELPPSRFPGSATGPEPARMPAERSTLLYPPGAEILPSGTDAVLADIVARLKAHPAERLELRAYASSQTTRPTDARRIALLRARALRDRLVQLGLDPLRLLVFAEGSAAGTTAPATAPDRVDLVIRP